Within the Medicago truncatula cultivar Jemalong A17 chromosome 4, MtrunA17r5.0-ANR, whole genome shotgun sequence genome, the region AGtataaaaaacatacaaaaagttaaaaaaaaattaataataatagttagctttaagggattaataataatagttagttttaaggGTCTTCCATGACAATAAACTGTCCGGACTTTCAAATTTTGCAACCAATTTTTCAGTCGAATAACAAGGGATCAAAATGTTAAACTTTCCACGTTAATTCGTAGAtgcaagaagaagaaagtacTAGATAATTGGAAGATAACACCACAGCCCATGAAGAATATCAAGAATTGGCTTGTGATGTGTTTACTTAAGCGAAATAATCTCATAAAAGGATTTTACCATGGAAGTTGTTGGTGATGAAGTTGGAAGCATTCCAATAGAATTTTGCGGAACACCAGAAGTCATTGTCGGACTAGTATTCACAGTTGAATTTGTTCCCCTCGCTGAATTTGAGTTTGTTAAATGCAGTGCACTTGTAGCAAAATTAATTGGTCTCTTGACTTCCGCTAATCTCTGATGTATATCTAAAAGCTTATTTAGTAACATGGTTGAATTTACAGATTCACTATTAAATAAAGCAAGTAAGGGGGTTGCGGCACAGCTGCTTATAACAGGTGCCTGCTCATTTCCATTACTTGTCGTGGTCAAATTACTAGCGACCGTATTTTCTGCAAGCCAACCACCTTTTGCATCCATAGTTTGTTCCTCTCTGCTATTGTGCTGAGAATTTTCCAAAGACCTTGTAAGTCTTTTGGGAGCAGTAGCATCCAAGGAAGACTCTTCAACTGTCTTTCGCTTTCTTGAGATAACTCCTTCAGCATATTCCACTTTAGGCATAATATTTTTCGTTGAAGATTGGTCAGAAATATTGAAACGAAGCCTAGGATCTCTGCTCTTTACTGAAGTTTTCGCTGGGTAAGACCCAGCACCTGATGCATCAATTCTAGAATTAATTAATCCATGCATGTTGGACCTATTGATGTAAGTAGAAGAAACAAGCATCTGATCCAAGGGGGGTGGCTTAGAGCTTGTTAGAGAAGAAGCTATAGAAGCACTAGAGACCTCGTCATTGGTATCAACTGCCCCTCCCTCACAGTCACCCGAAGGAGTTGGACTTGGAAACTCATCATCTGTAAAAAATGAACTTCGACTAAACTTCTGTTGACATGTGGAAGCAGCTTTCAAAGCATCAGTTTCATGGATGTGCAATTTATAATCTTTCCCATCCAGTTCCATCTTCTCAGCCTCTGTCTTAACAGGAGGCAACCCAAATCTATCAGTCCCATCTCCAACCGAAAACAATTTATTCACTGGAACCTCTTGTGTGAGTGATGGTAAATTGTCTAAATCATGTCTTAACCCTAGAATTTTCCGAGTCTCATCAAGGGCCTCCAACTTTTTCTCCTCACTGTTAGCCTCGCTATTGCCCGAAACATCAACCAAAGTAATCATGGCATGAATCTGtacaaaaaagcaaaaaaatattagattctacctaaatttccattttaaaaaCCGAGCATTATGTGAAGGAATAGGGGGTGACTCATAAACAAGTTAACGTTAAACATCACCTCTTTCATATGTTCCGGAGTAAATAAATGAGCACGTTCATTCTTTAGGAAAGAAAGCAAtctaacataaaaaaatgtaaccaaGGAAAAATAGTTTAGAGATAAATGGTATTGCAACTTGAAAGAATTAACAACTAAAAACTAAGAACtcatatttttaaaaccttAATATATTATCCTTATTCTCTTCCTTTTGGAAATTGTCCATAGAGAAAAGTACCTACAACAAagacatacaaaaaaaaaaattgtaacaaaatcaTCAGCAGAAATCACAATGATACATCAAAAAGTGCAACAAACAAGGATCTCAAAGGGGTCTTACAGAATAAACCACTTCAACAGCATTGAATAACAAACAAACAAGATCATCCTTTTCAGAACCAGCAATTCCAGAGAACACTTTGCTCTGCAACGCACTTTGAATCCTAGTACAAGTTTCAGCAAAAGATCTACAAGaacaaaaatcaatcaataaaaacatAAGCCAATTTAAAGTTGCAATTTTGCAATTAAACTCCAACAACAAAACCAGATAAACAAACAATTCTCACTTACTCCGACACATTCGCAACAGAAATACACTTCAAAACATCTCTAACACCAATCACGTCAGATTCAGAAACATTCTCAAAACtatcaccaccaccaacaatTGCACAATTTGTATCGTCGTCAACATCAATCTCACCCTCCTCCAACTCCCCTTCctctttatcatcatcatcgacAAAAATAACCTCCTTCAAAGGCttattcaaatcatcattattattgcTATTTGTATTACTAGTAACATTTACATCAGTATCTTTATCAATTTCCATAGCAAAAATATCATTCAAAGGCTTATTCTGAACAGCCTGTGCCCAAGCAAGATTATACAATCCACCACCAGAAGCATAATAACAACTACTGTAAAAATTCTGCAAATCCAAAACCCTAGAATTACCACAAGTTTTAATcttatcaatattattattattgctcTTTACATCACTGTCAACCTTAACAACATGATCAACCTTATTGAGATCCTTTTCGATAATCACTTTCACTGAAGAAGTATCAGAAATCTCTCCCTCTTCCACATCCTCAACCTCTTTCACCATTACTTCCAAGTTTTTTTTCGATTTATTACAATTCAAAAAAGATCCAGAAACCATGAATAAAAACGATCCAAcaacaaacagaaacaaatCACACAATACACACAACAatacaaatttcaaaattgtaAATCGGTttcaaaattgaacaaaaataattagGTCAGTGATTGATTGAATATTGAATTAGGGTGCAATTCTCCGAGATTTTGATCCAGGGTGCTTAACTTTGCATTAGATAGTAATATATACGATAGATAACGGGCTTttcattatattaataataattgggCTTTTGTTATAATTGGAGGGCACTTTAGTCTATTTAAAACTcattcccgtgagcttaactcagttgataaggatattgtatattatacgCAGAGGTTaggttcgaaccctgaacactccacttctccacaattttaattgtgtgagctctagtcaCTAGGCTacttagggtccgtttggttcgagaattaggaggggaggggaggggagggatttttacggaggggaggggaggggagatatttttaattaaaagtgtgtttggttcacaaggggaggggagggattttaacagtattttaccgttttacccttaaacttaattaaataaaagaaactgttTGTTTTTACGATTTCAGAAACTGACAAAGACAAGCACACATCTAAGCCGCTATTTTATCTTAAACTGGCTCATGTATTTTGCTCCAAGcatcatattgttttttttttttttgactttttttatcggagcaattctttgtaatattttttttataagagcaaTTCTTTGTAATCCTTGCATTTTTTTCCAATTACTTTCGTAAAAAATAGCATAGCTCTTAAATATATGAcataagaattttcaaaatcatggatagtgcttattaattaacaattgtaagataaatgaaatttgtTGCATATGAACAAATAAGACACATGAAAGTGACTATGACTACTGTTAActatttctccttaaaaaaaaataatgataaacatcataacaaaacagtctccctaaaaaaactcataaacatcataacacCATCATAGTATGATTAATCAGAAGAACCAAAGACAGTTTCCATTATGACTGCTTTGCGTGCTTTGGGTGGACACTGAAGAATCATTCTAAGTATGTCTACATCTTTCATGACAACACGATATATCTTAGGCAATGAATTTGGGTCACATCCACACTCCTCTAATAAATTCCAAGTCTCTTCTCCTGAAATTGGAGGCAACTCGTGTTTATGACGTTCTCTCGTTATTTCATTTCCTTCCCGTATTGCAGCATTTCCTTCTCTGAGTGCCTCTGCAACCACTTTCATTGACTCTTTAAGTTCAATAATATCATTGTATGTCTCTTTATTCTTAGCCACTTTCAATCTCTTCCTTTTTCCACCACTTGCCATGGTTGAAGGATCATATGATTGTGTTTCAGATAAAGTAAAGTCATAATCAGGAGCATCAAAGCTCTCCAAATCAAACCATCTATTGATAGCACACATAAGCTGAGCTATAGCTCTTCGGCGCAAATCAAACCATCTATTGATAGCAATTTCCTGATCTTGATGATCCATCTAATcgcataaaattaatttctagaTTATATAACTCTTATACTACAATTACATATAGACATGTAATAAACTAcaacaaacatatttatatataagcgAGGCCATGATCaatatatggaagaaaaaaaaatgaaacaaagcatatagaaagaaaagcagaacgtaaaaaagaaaaaaaaaatcatgattaatgtatagatatatggaagataaaaaaatgaaacaaagcaTATAGATTAATGTACAGAAAAATAAAGCCAAGATTTTACACAACAAGACATGTAGGATCGGTGAATTAACAGTGAAAAAAACACTACTAGGTTGTGATTATCCTATTTTAGCTAGAAGTGAAGATTTGCATTTCATATAAGTTGTATCTGATACTCCAACAACAATAagtatcaataaaaataatgcacAGCTTTGAGGATGGATAATGTAGTGTGCCAACAGGAACAAGTTCAATAGCCAGCATcagcctttaaaaaaataaaataaatggccTGCATGCTTGAGAGAGGTTTTAAGTGGGAACATGTGAAATGTAAACATGTCCTGAGTTTTTACTGTTCGTTTGCCTGTAGGTTGTAGCTATTTTATGCAAagttttatttgtatatttctgTTCTCAtggtaaattattttatttttttaaaactatgtgcgtttttagtgaatttcattttcaatttgattcaatGATTACGAGTTATATTCAGCTAATCCGATAATAGTAAGGTTGTgtagtgaaaaaaaattctggtcAAGATTTTACACAACAAGACATGGATAGGTGAATTAACtgtgaaaaaaaaacaagcaacaacaagTATAATAagctgaattaaaataaaataataataataataataataaaacttcaatgatttcatcaaaaaaaaaaagacttcaacgattttaaaagtgaaaaaaaacaatactctCAAATGAATGGATCAATAccataagaaaaaacacattATGAAACAAACAAGCCACCGTAAGAATAAAGCaacaatttaaacaataaaGTTTCAACAACGATAACGATTAAACAAGGATAATAAAGTAGCGAATCAATAACGATGTAATTAATAATACTACGATATAGACAATGAGATGATGAAATTACTCACAATTCACTTTGGAGGAAGCCTCAAGCAGTCGTTGACAACAACAAAGTAGTAGTAAGAGCGGTTTGTACATCTAACAAATAAGAGTGgtagattatataataataaaaattgttacaaggaaaatataacaaaataataataataattgttacaagaataagataacctaataataataataataataagattgttacaaaaataatataatctaataataataaaagttgttacaaggttaatattgagatttgaaattaatttaaggataattatggcaatgcaataaaattttaaagagatttgctcccctcccctccccttcccttcccttctaaaaattaaaccaaacacttcaaattaaaaatctcccctccccttccctcccctcccctccaaaactctcgaaccaaacggacccttagccaaaaaaaaaaaaaaaactcatgtatTTGCAGGTGTCGTTGTAAGACTGCGATAAttggtttcttttgttttttttttttaaggatcgtGAAGAGTTTAAAGATATAactccttaaaaaatatatatatatatatatatatatatataataaaaagtatcttttattttttgagggaatataataaaaagtatcAGCATAATCTAATGtttcatttaaatatttttattttatactagtGAAATGATAGCACTCATGTGTTCGCCTTTCCGCTCTTTTATTACgctaaagtttgaaaattatgaacggtgtttttatacgaaattttgaatttgattaaaaatacaaatataaattattattgttttcaaattataacaactCAAACTAACCttgattatatatttcaatgattccaacaatataacaagaaaatataatctaaattcttatctttttaacgACACcaacaacatttattattatataaaaagttgttttatgGTATAATTTGGATAATGAAAATGTTATCtcaaaatcttatattttctttatatatagtatagacaTATGGTcctcgtgagcatagctcagttggcatggacatgcattattatatgcaggggtcggggttccaaccccggacaccccacttattcaccttgaaaaaagGTGAATTatagccactaggctatttgaaacaaaaaaaaaaaaaaagtatagatatatgttatatatacattcgatctagtttgttacaatttttaaatcataaagaaaaaaattaattcatattgtgtttgttaaaaatgttttattttgaattcattttcatcaattatcttttttaaagattaaaaggatatggaaaaaattgatatatgtgTTGTTTGTATTTAAAGTTAAGGATAAtctatccagaagtcctagctcaactaacaaaatgtcgaaattgttaggccggatgccatgaccggggttcgaaccctggtacCTCcgcttgtgtgtgtgagtttataatggcgttgccatttcgtctatctaccaaataaaaaagttacGGGTAATCTGGAAATGAGAAAAAGTCAGCCCAAAAGGGCCAAAAgagattattttctttatatataatatagatatagattagCGGAGACACTACCATGTCTATTTGTCCTCTATTTTTAACGCGCTAACgtatatgtatattttattatgtttgtttgtatcattttgatttacaatttttaaatttaaatattaatggaAATTATTTATCAACTTAGCgtattttggtttgtttgtatataatataaaagtaaaataatgaTCATTTTCTTATTGATTATATTTACAAGGACATATATTTGATccaatttgttacatttttttaaggataaaggaaaaaaaaaactgaacatATACTTTATTACTCACTAGCGAAAAGACAGGCACTCACGTGCCCGTCTTTtcgttcttttttttgttttgcactCGCGTGCCTGTCTTtctgctctttttattgtgtttttatttttttttttttttttttttattgtgttatgTACTAttcaattataacaaatcaaactaaccatgattatctatttcaatgacactaacaatataagaaaaaattataacttaAATTCTTACTTTTAATAATGACACAAACAACcatttttattatagaaaaagttgtttaaatgtATAATTAGGACAacaaaaaagtaagtataaatatatttatctagtttgttacataTAGCAAACAATTAGAAACACCACTCAATAGGAAACAATTTCTAATATGAAAAGCATAAAATTTCCAATTTCCCAATGAAACATGTctctaattattaatttaaaatgtctaaaatatctGCAAAATTTATAGTAGAAGAGAATCAAACAATACGTTGAGTTAGTTCTACTACAATGGTAGCTACTTGGTAAGTGATGCgctctattttatttataaataggTAAATCCTCCTCTCTACTGTTTATAAACTCCCGGTGtgagactattttaatatgttggtttgaactttgaaagtttAAACTACAGAGACTATGCTAATGGTGTCAACATATTCCATGCGGGGCTCTGGTTTTCATGAGAAGTAATTGAAGCTTAAGCCTGTCTTGTTCTCCAAATCTGGATTATAAACATTGCATTTCTATTGTTCTTGGGATCAGGGGAATGATAGTATTATTGGAAAAAGATCAAACAGAGTAGTGAATTCTTTCTGACTATAAGGTAAAAAGAATATTGTAGGAGTACATCGATAAACTTACAGACATTGCCATTTGTTTTTCATTGCAGAAAATGTTCTATATATATTATCTGAGAAGCAAAGAGTATTAATGTGCATTTTATTGATGCTaaaatttatgcaatttttttgccTTCAGTCTCTACATTtcatttttgcaagttttatcACTTTTAATGTTCCTACTTTCACACATATAGACATACTTTATAAACTTGTACTGTATTATTCTATTCTTTATCTGCATTTTCCATTATcttgagaaacttttgacatTTTATCCATCTGTGCCACTTACTATCTTACTTACTGCTAATTTTATTTACTCCCaatatgaattattaatttaagttttttttgtcataaaCTAAATTGGAGAACAAGACTTCATTTGATATGTTCACTCTTACATGAAATCAATGCTATGATTTTCGTCCCTCATGTTTAAAAGCGGTCCTTGTTATtggtttaaatatataaatattaaattgattaacCATCAAGTGGCTGTAGTTTAGTGGTAAGAATTCCACGTTGTGGCCGTGGAGACCTGGGCTCGAATCCCAGCAGccacaaagttttttttttcttccaatttttttcataattgaATCTCCATTAAAGTACTTTTTTTCTACCATTTTGTGATTCAATATACTGTGTAAATATGTTTTCCCTCTCTGCTTTATATCTTTATCGTTTACCTTTATTTGAATTTACTACCATGTTCTCCAAACTCTTTTGACACTTTCAACAGAGTTTAATTTGAATTTGCAAGTGTGAAAGTTTTGTAGaagtataaaaatattttacatcaCAATGAATGAATTCTTTAATGATTTTAACAGAAACGATCAGCAGTACTTGATCTTCTCTTGAATGTGTAGTAGTGGTGCACTGGTACACCATTAACACCTTTCTCATTTTGAAAATATCCAGTGAGTAAGATTTATAAGACTAAGGTCGAggtaattcaaattcaaactgtAAGCATTCATAAATCCACCTCAGCTCAAGTTAATAGACAGAATTTATGAAACAAGCTTTATATATCTAGTTAACTGTGACTTCttaatatgttatgttattagtAGTTGTTCTCGATACACTGTTGCTAATTGAAGGATAGATAGAGCTTAAGAGGTCGAGCTGAATATACAAATACACTTAATATACATATTTCCTCCTAATGTTTGACAAAATTATACACAATCAGATGCTTCTAGAGATGACAAAGTCGCGGAAAAACTAGGAACGAAGTGGTGAGCTGCTCCAATTATCTACTTCACTGCACGTGAAACGGTTTCCTGGGTGTAGTAGATGTCCGATTTTCCATAGATTGCAATCTCTGTTTAAGATGAAAAACTTCATACTGCAGAACCAACAATAAGATGACAACCGGTTCAATAAGTCTAAAGGAAGTTTGCTCAAAACATAATAGAAACATAATGAACCTAACTCGGACCAGGTTGAGAAATAGCACCAATAAACTCAAACACAATCAggatttcattcaattttcactgtatataatatattaagcATTTCAAACTCTAAAAATGTAGCTGTACCTGTAGTTGGAATGCCCTAGCTCTTTCTCCTGCAATAACTCCTCGTGTCGAGTGCAACTCCTACAACAAAATTTTATCAGCCACAATAACCATGCATAAAAGCATCAGGGTGCTTCGAATGAATGATGGGAGTAATGTACCTTCTGTGTATCATCTAAAACAGCCTTGAGGAAGGCCACATCATGCTCGAGCCTAACATTATCAGAGTGGACAATGTTTGATAAGTTGTTGGCCTCTTCTTGGGCCAACTCTAGACCGGCTAGCTTCTCTCGCAGTAATTCCATTTCCTTCAATGCATCAGCCAATTTTTTCTCCATTTCCTGTCTGCTTTTATGGACAGATGATAAGCCTTTCTCTGCAGCTTCTCTGCTTGCCATGGAAGCTGCCAGTTGACCCTCCAGCATTCCATTTTTCCTTATTAGGGCTGCTACTTTACTTTCATAGTATTGATAGATATTTGTAGAAGAAAGTGATCCTGATTTATCATTCTCAGGAAAAGACACAACTTCACTTTCTAGT harbors:
- the LOC11405345 gene encoding RNA polymerase II C-terminal domain phosphatase-like 3 — translated: MVSGSFLNCNKSKKNLEVMVKEVEDVEEGEISDTSSVKVIIEKDLNKVDHVVKVDSDVKSNNNNIDKIKTCGNSRVLDLQNFYSSCYYASGGGLYNLAWAQAVQNKPLNDIFAMEIDKDTDVNVTSNTNSNNNDDLNKPLKEVIFVDDDDKEEGELEEGEIDVDDDTNCAIVGGGDSFENVSESDVIGVRDVLKCISVANVSESFAETCTRIQSALQSKVFSGIAGSEKDDLVCLLFNAVEVVYSVLFSMDNFQKEENKDNILRLLSFLKNERAHLFTPEHMKEIHAMITLVDVSGNSEANSEEKKLEALDETRKILGLRHDLDNLPSLTQEVPVNKLFSVGDGTDRFGLPPVKTEAEKMELDGKDYKLHIHETDALKAASTCQQKFSRSSFFTDDEFPSPTPSGDCEGGAVDTNDEVSSASIASSLTSSKPPPLDQMLVSSTYINRSNMHGLINSRIDASGAGSYPAKTSVKSRDPRLRFNISDQSSTKNIMPKVEYAEGVISRKRKTVEESSLDATAPKRLTRSLENSQHNSREEQTMDAKGGWLAENTVASNLTTTSNGNEQAPVISSCAATPLLALFNSESVNSTMLLNKLLDIHQRLAEVKRPINFATSALHLTNSNSARGTNSTVNTSPTMTSGVPQNSIGMLPTSSPTTSMAQTLQVDSEKICLKPRDPRRSLHASSTVQKSGSLGSKQSKAIVSPMPNIKGSAHETCASGSCQPHNTWAANVEHLLEGYDAQQKAVIQRERARRLEEQNKMFAARKLCLVLDIDHTLLNSAKFVEVDPEHDKILRKKEKQERGKPRRHLFRLPHMGMWTKLRPGVWNFLEKASKLFEMHLYTMGNKLYATEMAKVLDPNGVLFAGRVISRGDDPETVDIKCKDLEGVLGLESSVVIIDDSPRVWPHNQLNLITVERYIYFLCSRRQFGLSGPSLFEIDHDERPGAGTLASSLGVIERIHQNFFASQSLEEMDVRNILASEQRKILGGCRIVFSGVFPVGETNPHLHPLWRTAEQFGASCTNKVDPQVTHVVAQSPGTDKVNWGISNGKFVVYPNWVEASTLLYRRMNEQDFAVKTEKQPPNKIR